The Lutra lutra chromosome 10, mLutLut1.2, whole genome shotgun sequence genome contains a region encoding:
- the LOC125079274 gene encoding USP6 N-terminal-like protein, with protein sequence MNQDLETQMALERAHILASYTQARPAGSPGDTREDAELSLCRLTDHHGFLQEKELPGLSPREAKQHRQETRRADKWVKMLRNWDHYGPSEKMRRRLYKGVPPQVRGQVWALLLDIENVKSSHQGLYEKMKERAQVFSKDIRQIDLDVNRTFRNHIMFRDRYGVGQRALFHVLLAYSVYNPEVGYCQGMSDIVAMLVMFLGEEDAFWALAQLMTLETHAMHGFFAPGFPKLARFQRHHDDIVEKELKGLKKHLDEQGMSAGLYTTKWFLQCFIGRTPFALTLKLWDAYILDGERVLTAMAYTVLRLHRKRLLKLPLEGLQGFLQDTLAQPWALEDEAVLKHLRASMAHLRRRKCDLPPPAGPEEFPKMPLGQEQVSPGPTALLPSPTLETLAGAVGLASPGPATHAEQPGPLLHQAVMKAEQPLREGRAPQPLAAPLRPGAPGTPVLSRRPPQRCSSLPNLPGHQGGVCGGPVDMPLRPQPWAPFPSALAGATPMATPHPRPQNISGSPGTRSSQPRKEDAGGPRTPFLPWGLCSSWPCVAFDQPSRDPCGPGQSPQPQGPAHAGAPLTASSMGKVDFPRPLEKSLGAERLWAASTVPCLLTLGFVEDGTSARRYKSLT encoded by the exons ATGAACCAGGACCTGGAGACCCAGATGGCCTTGGAACGGGCCCACATCCTAGCCAGTTACACCCAG GCACGCCCAGCGGGGTCTCCAGGGGACACCCGGGAAGATGCTGAGCTCTCGCTGTGCAGGCTCACGGACCATCACGGCTTCCTGCA GGAGAAGGAGCTGCCCGGCCTCAGCCCACGAGAGGCCAAG CAACATCGCCAGGAGACCCGCAGGGCCGACAAGTGGGTGAAGATGCTGAGAAACTGGGACCACTACGGGCCCAGCGAGAAG ATGCGTCGGCGCCTCTATAAAGGGGTCCCTCCCCAGGTGAGGGGTCAGGTGTGGGCCCTCCTGCTCGATATTGAAAACGTGAAGTCCAGCCACCAGGGGCTCTACGAG AAAATGAAGGAGCGGGCCCAGGTCTTCTCTAAGGACATCCGGCAAATCGACCTGGACGTGAACCGCACCTTCAGGAACCATATCATGTTCCGGGACCGCTATGGCGTCGG GCAAAGAGCCCTCTTCCATGTGCTCCTGGCCTATTCGGTCTACAACCCG GAGGTGGGCTACTGTCAGGGGATGAGTGATATTGTGGCAATGCTGGTCATGTTCCTGGGTGAGGAGGACGCCTTCTGGGCCCTGGCGCAGCTGATGACCTTGGAGACCCACGCCATGCACG GGTTCTTCGCTCCGGGATTCCCAAAGCTGGCCCGTTTCCAGCGGCATCATGATGACATCGTGGAGAAGGAGCTCAAAGGCCTGAAGAAACACCTG GACGAGCAAGGGATGAGCGCGGGGCTGTACACCACCAAGTGGTTTCTCCAATGTTTCATCGGCCGG ACCCCCTTCGCGCTCACCCTGAAGCTGTGGGACGCCTACATCCTGGATGGAGAGCGCGTCCTCACAGCTATGGCCTACACCGTCCTCAGGCTTCACCGCA AACGCCTCCTGAAGCTGCCCCTGGAAGGGCTGCAGGGCTTCCTTCAAGAcaccctggcccagccctgggccctggaggATGAGGCCGTCCTCAAACACCTTCGGGCCTCCATGGCCCATCTGCGACGGAGGAAGTGTGACCTGCCCCCGCCAG cCGGCCCTGAGGAGTTCCCCAAGATGCCCCTGGGCCAGGAGCAGGTGTCCCCAGGCCCGACggccctcctcccttctcctaccCTGGAGACGCTCGCTGGAGCGGTCGGGCTGGCCTCCCCAGGACCAGCCACACACGCTGAGCAGCCGGGACCCCTTCTCCACCAGGCCGTGATGAAGGCCGAGCAGCCGCTGCGGGAGGGAAGGGCGCCGCAGCCCTTGGCTGCACCCCTGCGGCCCGGAGCCCCTGGGACCCCGGTTCTGTCGCGGCGGCCCCCGCAGCGATGCAGTTCCCTCCCCAACCTCCCAGGACACCAGGGGGGTGTGTGCGGGGGGCCTGTGGACATGCCCTTGAGGCCACAACCGTGGGCCCCTTTTCCTTCAGCCCTTGCTGGGGCCACCCCTATggccacaccccaccccaggccccaaaACATCTCTGGGTCTCCTGGGACGAGGTCGTCCCAGCCCAGGAAGGAGGACGCTGGAGGGCCCAGGACACCCTTCCTGCCGTGGGGCCTCTGCAGCTCCTGGCCCTGTGTGGCCTTCGACCAGCCCAGCCGAGACCCGTGCGGGCCAGGGCAGAGCCCGCAGCCCCAAGGCCCTGCACATGCCGGGGCCCCTCTCACCGCCTCCTCGATGGGGAAAGTTGATTTCCCAAGGCCTCTGGAGAAGAGCTTGGGGGCCGAGAGGCTCTGGGCAGCCAGCACAGTGCCCTGCCTCCTCACTCTGGGCTTTGTAGAAGACGGCACCTCCGCCAGGAGGTACAAGTCACTGACCTAG